Proteins from a single region of Salmo trutta unplaced genomic scaffold, fSalTru1.1, whole genome shotgun sequence:
- the LOC115184043 gene encoding NLR family CARD domain-containing protein 3-like has translation KSNLKNKFQCVFEGIAKQGNPTLLNKIYTELYITEGGTGEVNNEHELRQIETTTRKQARPETAIKCNDIFTPLTGQEKLIRTVLTKGVAGIGKTVSVQKFILDWAEGKANQDVQFVFSFPFRELNLMKEDKHTFIELLNHFSMETKQSGISIYNKYKVLFIFDGLDECRLPLDFQKNKICWDVTESTSVDVLLTNLIKGNLLPSALIWITTRPAAANKIPSGCVDQVTEVRGFNDPQKEEYFRKRFGDEDLANRIISHIKTSRSLHIMCHIPVFCWISATVLEHMLKHKREEIPKTLTEMYTHLVVFHTKQKNEKYLGKEETGPHWNKESILLLGKLAFQQLVNGNLIFYEEDLKEAGIDVNEASVYSGLCTQLFKEECGLYQEKVYCFVHLSIQEFLAAVYVFLSFINNNENLIDKLQTKDKSAATFYKSAVDKALQSETGNLDLFLRFLLGLSLESNQKHLRGLLTKTRSSSKSHEETVKYIKEKIGENPSPERCINLFHCLNELNDHSLVEEIQSYLRSGSLSEEELSPAQWSAMVFVLLTSEKELNVFDLKKYSRSEEGLLSLLPVVKASRTVL, from the coding sequence aaatctaatctaaagaataagtttcaatgtgtatttgaggggatcgctaaacaaggaaacccaacacttctcaataagatctacacagagctctacattacagagggtggaacaggagaggtcaataatgaacatgagctgagacagattgagacaacaaccaggaaacaagcaagaccagagactgcaatcaaatgtaacgacatcttcacacccttaactggacaagaaaaacttatcagaactgtgctgacaaagggagtcgctggcattggaaaaacagtctctgtgcagaagttcattctggactgggctgaaggaaaagcaaatcaggatgtccaatttgtgttttcattcccttttcgggagctgaatttgatgaaagaggacaaacacactttcattgaacttcttaatcacttctcaatggaaaccaaacaatcaggaatctccatctacaacaagtacaaagttctgttcatctttgatggtctggatgagtgccgactgcccctagacttccagaagaacaagatctgttgggacgtcacagagtcaacctcagtggatgttctgctgacaaatctcatcaagggaaatcttcttccctctgctctcatctggataactacccgacctgcagcagccaataagatcccttcagggtgtgttgaccaggtgacagaggtacgagggttcaatgacccacagaaggaggagtacttcaggaagagattcggtgatgaggacctggccaacagaatcatctcacacataaagacatcaaggagcctccacatcatgtgccacattccagtcttctgttggatttctgcaacagtcctcgaacacatgctgaaacataagagagaagagattcccaagactctgactgagatgtacacacaccttgtggtgtttcataccaaacagaagaatgaaaagtatcttgggaaagaagagacaggtccacactggaataaagagagcattctgttactgggaaaactggcttttcaacagcttgtgaatggcaatctgattttctatgaagaagacctgaaagaggctggcattgatgtcaatgaagcctcagtgtactcaggattgtgcacacagctctttaaagaggaatgtgggctgtaccaggagaaggtgtactgcttcgtgcatctgagcattcaggagtttctggctgctgtatatgtgttcctctcattcatcaacaacaatgagaatctaattGACAAACTGCAAACAAAAGACAAGTCTGCAGCTactttctacaagagtgctgtggataaagccttacaaagtgagactggaaacctggaccttttcctccgcttccttctgggcctctcactggagtccaatcagaagcacttacgaggtctactgacaaagacaagaagcagctcaaaGAGCCATGAAGAAACCGTaaagtacatcaaggagaagatcggggagaatccctctccagagaggtgcatcaatctgttccactgtctgaatgaactgaatgaccattctctagtggaggagatccaaagctacctgagaTCAGGAAGTCTCTCAGAAGAAGAACTCTCACCTGCGCAGTGGTCAGCtatggtctttgtgttgctgacttcagaaaaggagctgaatgtgtttgacctgaagaaatactccagatcagaggaaggtcttctgagcctgctgccagtggtcaaagcctccagaacTGTTCTGTGA